The stretch of DNA TTCGATGGGATGAGTGCCCGTTTGCTGCACGTCTCTTCGCCCATTGGTAAAGAATTAGACTCGTTGGCGGATGTCATCACTTTCGGATTGGCCCCCTCGATGATGCTTTTCCACGAATTGTATTGCGCTGAATATCCGTTCGCTTTGGTGGCGGTAAAGCCATTAGTGCGTTATTTACCCTTTGTAGCCTTTACCATGGCAGCCTTTTCGGCCCTCCGGCTGGCTAAGTTTAACCTCGACGAGCGGCAGACAACCTCGTTCGTCGGACTACCGACACCTGCCAATGCCTTATTCTGGGGGTCGCTTCTGTTAGGACTGAACAGGCAAATGGAAAGCTGTGAATGGGCAGGATTACTGCTCATTGCGGGTGTGTTTGTCAGCAACTGGTTGCTGGTGGCCGAGATCCCGATGTTTGCTCTCAAATTTAAACATTGGGGATGGCATGGCAACGAAGTGAAATATGTCTTCCTGTTGAGTTGCATTCCGCTACTCATTCTCTTCAAGATCCTTGCTTTAGCCATCATTATTGCCTGGTATGTGGCGCTTTCTGTTTATGTCAACCTTACGAAGAAGTAGCCGATGGAATCTTTTTTCAAAGTGATAGGCGTATTTACGCTTTCCGTTTTCATCGGTGCGATAGTGGCAATGGTCTTCTTGTTGAAGCGCATCATCAAGATATTCAGACAGACGATGCGATCATTCAGCGATACCAAAACCGCCGGACAAACGTATGAGGAAAAAAGACGAGCCGGAAAAGACGGAGAAGTGATGATCGACCGCCAGACTGCGCAACGGATGAATCGGAAGATTTTCGATAAGAACGAGGGAGAATATGTAGACTATACAGAAGAGGTATAGTTGTCTTTTGAGGGTTGCAGGGTTCTTTTTTCTCTGTTTTTACAATAAAGAAAAGAGGCTGGAAAGCCATCGCCAACGATCATTCATACATTGTTTCATGTGTGCTCCTGCAAGGAGAACGAACGATGACACAATGTTTTTTGTATATCACCATCACAAAAACAAAAAGAAGATAAAATGGAGATTCTGGTTATAGGTATTCTTATGGCAGCCGCTGGGGCGGTTTTTGTCCTGCAAAAAATGCTGAAGGCAAGCTATGAACGACAAATAGCCACCTTAC from Prevotella sp. oral taxon 475 encodes:
- the pssA gene encoding CDP-diacylglycerol--serine O-phosphatidyltransferase, which codes for MKKGITRHIPNTITCCNLISGCIAVVCALYGELHLALLWIVIGAVFDFFDGMSARLLHVSSPIGKELDSLADVITFGLAPSMMLFHELYCAEYPFALVAVKPLVRYLPFVAFTMAAFSALRLAKFNLDERQTTSFVGLPTPANALFWGSLLLGLNRQMESCEWAGLLLIAGVFVSNWLLVAEIPMFALKFKHWGWHGNEVKYVFLLSCIPLLILFKILALAIIIAWYVALSVYVNLTKK
- a CDS encoding DUF4834 family protein, whose protein sequence is MESFFKVIGVFTLSVFIGAIVAMVFLLKRIIKIFRQTMRSFSDTKTAGQTYEEKRRAGKDGEVMIDRQTAQRMNRKIFDKNEGEYVDYTEEV